The region CACGATACCATGAAAACAGAATTCAAAATGAAACAGTTGTCCCCAAGGTTGCTCATAGAGCAAGGGaaccataaaacaaaaatagttctTCAAAAGTGAGCTCAACAGTGAGCcacatccaaacacaaggtctAACTACACGACGACATCTCCACCCCCTGACGACCAGCAAGGGTTTCCATATCTGCTAATGTATGttccaagactaggacctcctgccactctcaccacatcaATCATTCTACTCTACATGAGCGTGAACAtttattagagttcaggataccttcctttatctaaACATCTCCTTTATCAAGGTATATACTAACCACATCATCATCAAGAGttttccttgaaactcttttatcAACCACATTTCACACGCCATCTCAAGCATTATTATCTCATACCAAAGCACCACCAACCatccaattcatgtttcatttcaCACTCCATACAACAAAATCTCATtttcatttaatctcatacaaAATATGTTGTCCTTTCTACTTCCATGGCTCAGCTCCAGTACTATGACTCAACTACatacttgatattttcttttatattcactgcaaaacattaaaatatcattataattcataaaactccAATTCTCGATACCTCAATCTGTATCTTAAGATAGTGCCAAGTTTAAACTAAAAATCTAGATGgattatgtaataataattacatctAACTGAAAAAAAAGGTACATTCATTTGTAATTAACATCAgtatttagtattatttgaaatagaaaattaacCTTCCGAATAAGTCATCGGAAAATTAAGAAGTGTactatattcttattaatttaatgaagtCTTTGTTAAGAATCAACCATTCTAAAATTTATGTTATTGGAAAAACCTGTGAATAATTTATAGTACAATAGACCCAGAAAGGAATGTGCTTGTAAGCATGGTCACATAACACGACGAACAATTGATTTATAAGAAAATGACAATAAGGTTTGAAATTAGGGTAGTGGTTATATAggttaaagttattatttataagaaaatgacAATATGCTTTCTTAATATCCTATATTTCTTAACAGGTGTTGTGATCGTTGTAATTGGAGGATGTATCTTCATACTTTGTTGTTTTAGACGTAAGTTTTCAACCTGATtgatcaaatttttgttttatgacaAATAATGattcaaaaaatgttttattagaaaatatCTGCAtgttataaaaagatatatctATAGTTTCTTAATATCTTATATTTCTTAAGAGTGTGACTATTATAATTGGAGGATGTATCTtcatattttgttgttttagaCGTAAGTCTTCAATCCAATTggtcaaattttgttttaccaCAAACAATGATTCAAACGATGTTTCATAGAGAAGATCTccatgttataaaaaaatatctatggCTTCTTAATATCTTATATTTCTTAAGAGTGTGAGTGTTGTAATTGGAGGATGTTTCTTCATACTTTATTGTTTTAGACATATGTATTTTTCATAGAAAAGATCTACATGTTACAAAAGGTATCTATGGTTTCTTAATATCCTATATTTCTTAACAAGTGTTGTGAGTGTTTTAATTGGAGGATATTTCTTCatacttttttgttttagaTTTAAGTCTTCAACTCGActgattaaattttgttttaccaCAAACAATGTTTCATAAAAAGATCtgtatgttataaaaaaatatttagggtttcatgatATCTTATATGTCTTAACAGGTGTTGTGAATGTTATAATTGGGGGATATTTCTTCATACTTCCGTATTTTAAATGTAAGTCTTCAATCTAACTactcaaattttcttttgccACAAACAATGATTAAAACAATGCTTCATAGAAAAATGTATGCTtgttataaaaagatatatatgttttcttaatatcttatatttcttaataGGTGTTGTGAATGCTGTAATTGAAGGATGTTTCTTCATACTTCCTTATTTTAGACGTAAGTCTTCAACCTAACTggtcaaattttgttttaccaCAAACAATGATTAAAACAACAGTTCATAGAAACGATCTGTTTGTTATAAAAAGATGTCTATGGTTTcttaatatcatatatttctTAACAGGGGTTGTGAGTGCTGTAATTGGAGGATGGTTCTTCACACTTCCTTATTTTAGACGTAAGTCTTCAACCCAACTGGTCAAACTTTGTTTTAGAACAAATAATGATTCAAACAACGGTTCATAAAAAATATCtgtttgttataaaaatatgtcTATTGTTTcttaatatcatatattttgtaACAGGAGTTGTGAGTGCTGTAATTGGAGGATGGTTCTTCATACTTCCTTATTTTAGACGTAAGTCTTCAGTCCAATTggtcaaattttgttttagcacaaaaaactattcaaatatttttttcatagaaaatatctacttattgtaaaaatatttttatgatttcttAATATCCTATATTTCTTAATAGGTGTTGTGAGTTCTTTAATCGGAGGATGTTTCTTCATACTTTGTTATTTTATACGTAAGTCTTCAACCCGACTagtcaattttctttttccccAAAACAATGATTCAAAAATTGAAGCATTCTTAAGAAATCATGGAGCTATAGCACAGGAAAGATACAAATTTTCAGAAGTGAAGAAAATGACTAATTCATTCAAAGTTAAACTTGGCCAAGGTGGTTTTGGTACAGTATACAAAGGAAAACTACTAACGGGTGGTCCTGTGGCTGTAAAATTACTGAATGCATCCAGAAGAAATGGTGAAGAATTCATCAATGAAGTTGCCAGCATTAGTAGAACATCTCATGTTAATATTGTCACGCTTCTTGGATTTTGTTTGGAAGGACCAAAAAAGGCTCTCATTTATGAGTTTATGGCTAATGGTTCTTTGGATAAGTTCATCTACAAAAGAGGGTCAGAAACAATTGCCTCTTTGACCTGGGAGAATTTATATCAAATTGCAATAGGAATAGCTCGAGGGTTGGAGTACTTGCACAGAGGCTGCAACACCAAAATTCTACATTTTGACATAAAGCCGCATAATATTCTTTTGGATGAGAATTTTTGTCCTAAAATATCAGATTTTGGACTAGCAAAGTTGTGTCCCAGGGATGAAAGCATTATTTCTGTCTCTGATCCAAGAGGAACACTGGGGTATTTAGCTCCAGAAATGGTCAATAAACATTTTGGTGGAGTTTCACAAAAATCTGATGTGTATAGTTATGGAATGTTGGTACTAGAAATGGTAGGAGGAAGGAGGAACATTAATCCTGAAGCTAGTCACACAAGTGAGATATACTTTCCACATTTGGCATACAAAAGACTTGAGGTTGATAATGAAATCAGACCGTACGAAGTGATGAACACAGAAGAAGATGAGATTGCAAAGAGAATGAGTGTAGTGGGTTTGTGGTGCATTCAATCACTCCCAAATGATAGACCTACAATGACTAGAGTTGTAGACATGTTGGAAGGTAACATGAACTCCTTGGAAATGCCTCCAAaacctttgttttcttctcctACTCGATCAGAAACATAATGAAGTTAATATAATTGTATTTGTGTAAAATCTTTCTAGTTATATTGTAAAGAGGATCACTCAACACATTTGTTTAGTATACTTTTATGTGTTTGTTGAATTGCCACTGAAATAATTGCAGAAGCTAGATCAATTGTGCATGATAGCTTTCGTGTGTGTCTGATAAATTCACATGAGAATTATTTCTTCAACTACTTTTCTTTTCCTATGATGAAGTCTATttatcttatgaattttatttatcctTTGTTCATTCTGTTATTTCTCTTCACAATCAATAGCTTTCTTCTATGTGAATTTTCAAGTGTCTGTGACTAAAATTAGagttttaaagaataatatttgaaacaaataaaaaaaatgtaaaatatttaatttagaaatgtTTAGATAAAACGTTTGacaatgatttatttatttttaacgtTACGCTTGAGGATTTCAACTTTGGAATTCTTGGAGACGAGCATCCTaagtaattgattaatttttaaacttaaataaaatttagaaatttaatagattattcatttttattttgaatatttaataaattattttttaaattaagtaattaattaattctaaacatttatgaaaaaatatttatgtatattttactgcaaatattatgttttttaatttatctttgaaatatttttgaatttttcttttgacttctttcttttttttattttaccctGATAATTGATACATTTTTTCTCATATAATATTGCACATTAAATAGGTAACAAAAATGAGTGGtgtataaaatcattaaatattaattagtttaaatataaaaaataattaatcattatattaaattagacattattattttataaactaaagttatttatataaaaaaaattctattacTAATAGAAATTTATGATTGACTactattaaaatctaaattagTCTCAAATATTAGTTATCAAATTTTGAGAAATAATGTTATATATCATTTTAGACACTAATTCACGTAAAAATCGtataatatatgtttaaaattattaaagatcgtagtttaaaatattca is a window of Vigna unguiculata cultivar IT97K-499-35 chromosome 4, ASM411807v1, whole genome shotgun sequence DNA encoding:
- the LOC114181928 gene encoding LEAF RUST 10 DISEASE-RESISTANCE LOCUS RECEPTOR-LIKE PROTEIN KINASE-like 2.5, producing MTNSFKVKLGQGGFGTVYKGKLLTGGPVAVKLLNASRRNGEEFINEVASISRTSHVNIVTLLGFCLEGPKKALIYEFMANGSLDKFIYKRGSETIASLTWENLYQIAIGIARGLEYLHRGCNTKILHFDIKPHNILLDENFCPKISDFGLAKLCPRDESIISVSDPRGTLGYLAPEMVNKHFGGVSQKSDVYSYGMLVLEMVGGRRNINPEASHTSEIYFPHLAYKRLEVDNEIRPYEVMNTEEDEIAKRMSVVGLWCIQSLPNDRPTMTRVVDMLEGNMNSLEMPPKPLFSSPTRSET